From Asterias rubens chromosome 6, eAstRub1.3, whole genome shotgun sequence, one genomic window encodes:
- the LOC117291487 gene encoding bcl-2 homologous antagonist/killer-like isoform X1, giving the protein MKQTMGHFSPQCVCLCSSPVSASARLVLSGHQETDEENTQQQEQHPLPSAHPVMRLDDTPTADLAKRRLSRTSTTAPDMASYRSSLTETQQETLSPHNEESVTEQTESIVRNYMYQRYQTDLQSEDSELAIATPRIPDFQCFTDNPLSPTSQIGRRLAQIGDQINSQYECEFREMITNLRITPATAYEAFAGVARRLFTQGINWGRIAALLSFGYQLAISIKAGIGEFFSNIISSIVRFIASERIAQWISEQGGWRSALTYQMETSESFRLFVVISVTAAATAGILYWFRK; this is encoded by the exons ATGAAACAAACCATGGGTCACTTTTCACCCCAGTGTGTGTGTCTGTGTTCATCACCTGTGAGTGCGAGTGCACGGCTTGTTTTAAGTGGACATCAGG AAACCGACGAGGAGAACACACAACAACAAGAGCAGCATCCATTGCCTTCCGCCCACCCTGTTATGAGACTGGATGACACCCCTACAGCAGACCTAGCCAAAAGGAGATTGAGTAGGACATCAACGACGGCCCCAGACATGGCCAGTTATCGGTCCTCCCTGACGGAGACCCAGCAAGAGACTCTATCCCCACACAATGAGGAGAGTGTGACCGAACAGACTGAATCCATTGTGCGGAATTATATGTACCAGAGGTACCAGACTGATTTGCAATCGGAGGACAGTGAGCTGGCCATAGCCACCCCCAGAATTCCTGACTTCCAGTGCTTCACGGACAATCCTCTCAG TCCCACTTCACAAATCGGCAGACGTCTTGCCCAAATAGGCGACCAAATCAACTCACAATATGAATGCGAATTCCGAGAAATGATAACCAACCTACGAATAACACCCGCCACAGCCTACGAAGCATTCGCTGGAGTTGCAAGAAG ATTATTCACGCAAGGCATCAACTGGGGTCGGATCGCAGCACTACTCTCCTTCGGCTACCAGTTGGCTATCAGCATCAAGGCCGGTATTGGGGAGTTCTTCAGCAACATCATCAGCAGTATTGTCCGATTCATTGCTAGTGAAAGGATTGCACAGTGGATTTCAGAGCAGGGAGGATGG AGATCGGCCCTCACTTACCAAATGGAAACATCAGAGAGCTTTCGTCTGTTTGTCGTCATCAGTGTGACAGCAGCAGCCACCGCAGGAATCCTCTATTGGTtcaggaaataa
- the LOC117291487 gene encoding bcl-2 homologous antagonist/killer-like isoform X2 — protein sequence MRLDDTPTADLAKRRLSRTSTTAPDMASYRSSLTETQQETLSPHNEESVTEQTESIVRNYMYQRYQTDLQSEDSELAIATPRIPDFQCFTDNPLSPTSQIGRRLAQIGDQINSQYECEFREMITNLRITPATAYEAFAGVARRLFTQGINWGRIAALLSFGYQLAISIKAGIGEFFSNIISSIVRFIASERIAQWISEQGGWRSALTYQMETSESFRLFVVISVTAAATAGILYWFRK from the exons ATGAGACTGGATGACACCCCTACAGCAGACCTAGCCAAAAGGAGATTGAGTAGGACATCAACGACGGCCCCAGACATGGCCAGTTATCGGTCCTCCCTGACGGAGACCCAGCAAGAGACTCTATCCCCACACAATGAGGAGAGTGTGACCGAACAGACTGAATCCATTGTGCGGAATTATATGTACCAGAGGTACCAGACTGATTTGCAATCGGAGGACAGTGAGCTGGCCATAGCCACCCCCAGAATTCCTGACTTCCAGTGCTTCACGGACAATCCTCTCAG TCCCACTTCACAAATCGGCAGACGTCTTGCCCAAATAGGCGACCAAATCAACTCACAATATGAATGCGAATTCCGAGAAATGATAACCAACCTACGAATAACACCCGCCACAGCCTACGAAGCATTCGCTGGAGTTGCAAGAAG ATTATTCACGCAAGGCATCAACTGGGGTCGGATCGCAGCACTACTCTCCTTCGGCTACCAGTTGGCTATCAGCATCAAGGCCGGTATTGGGGAGTTCTTCAGCAACATCATCAGCAGTATTGTCCGATTCATTGCTAGTGAAAGGATTGCACAGTGGATTTCAGAGCAGGGAGGATGG AGATCGGCCCTCACTTACCAAATGGAAACATCAGAGAGCTTTCGTCTGTTTGTCGTCATCAGTGTGACAGCAGCAGCCACCGCAGGAATCCTCTATTGGTtcaggaaataa